Proteins encoded in a region of the Solanum dulcamara chromosome 9, daSolDulc1.2, whole genome shotgun sequence genome:
- the LOC129903890 gene encoding protein SENSITIVE TO PROTON RHIZOTOXICITY 2 — protein sequence MIQGTNSTTQYFPNSTNNPQNLPLYSSIHHHNIQEDMFSSSSFLVHNAHQQNSFLFNLSLLKEKVHQVQSLATMFISPTNQTIIHQPPESTSMAIASIGTLIQEIITISSSLMFSCQKIALDPSSVSQNSNRFREPSQMIKIQDDGLVDHLLQDYNWYEENYNSCNTHEDNKNHVTNNSTIIASTIISHDDDHSKEFGKRELLLSTSKGKVVNEDTYDIIELNASDLLAKYTHYCQICGKGFKRDANLRMHMRAHGDEYKSSAALSNPLKKNNDSTNDGLMSNSISNKIKYSCPQEGCRWNKKHAKFQPLKSMVCVKNHYKRSHCPKMYVCKRCNKKNFSVLSDLRTHEKHCGDLKWQCSCGTTFSRKDKLMGHVSLFVGHTPLIKQSAS from the coding sequence ATGATTCAAGGGACAAATAGTACTACTCAATATTTCCCTAATAGTACTAATAATCCACAAAACTTACCTTTATATTCATCAATTCATCATCATAATATTCAAGAAGatatgttttcttcttcttcttttttagtcCATAATGCTCATcaacaaaattcttttttattcaACTTATCTCTTCTCAAAGAGAAAGTTCATCAAGTTCAATCACTTGCCACCATGTTTATTTCTCCTACTAATCAAACTATAATCCATCAACCTCCTGAGTCAACGTCTATGGCTATCGCGAGTATTGGAACTTTGATCCAAGAAATCATTACGATTTCTTCTTCTCTCATGTTTTCTTGCCAAAAGATTGCACTTGACCCTAGTTCAGTCAGTCAGAATTCAAATAGATTTCGCGAACCATCTCAAATGATCAAGATTCAAGATGATGGTCTAGTTGATCATTTGCTTCAAGATTATAATTGGTATGAAGAGAATTACAATTCTTGTAACACTCATGAAGATAACAAAAATCATGTTACTAATAATAGCACTATTATAGCTAGTACTATTATTAGTCATGATGATGATCATAGTAAAGAATTTGGAAAAAGGGAATTATTATTGAGTACTTCAAAAGGGAAAGTTGTGAATGAAGATACTTATGATATTATTGAGTTGAATGCATCTGATTTATTGGCAAAGTATACACACTATTGTCAAATTTGTGGAAAAGGGTTTAAAAGGGATGCTAATTTGAGAATGCATATGAGGGCTCATGGAGATGAATATAAGTCTAGTGCTGCATTGAGTAATCCTTTGAAGAAAAACAATGATTCAACGAACGATGGATTAATGTCTAATTCCATTAGTAACAAGATTAAATATTCGTGTCCACAAGAAGGATGTAGGTGGAACAAGAAACACGCCAAGTTTCAACCATTGAAATCAATGGTGTGTGTTAAGAATCACTACAAGAGAAGTCATTGTCCTAAAATGTATGTGTGCAAGAGATGCAACAAGAAGAATTTTTCTGTGTTGTCTGATCTTAGAACTCATGAGAAACATTGTGGTGATTTGAAATGGCAATGTTCATGTGGTACTACTTTTTCAAGAAAAGATAAACTTATGGGGCATGTTTCTTTATTTGTTGGACACACTCCACTTATAAAACAAAGTGCAAGCTAG
- the LOC129903892 gene encoding histone H2B.2, whose protein sequence is MAPKAEKKPAEKKPTEEKKAEKTPKAGKKLPKETGSSGADKKKKRSKKSVETYKIYIFKVLKQVHPDIGISSKAMGIMNSFINDIFEKLAQESSRLARINKKPTITSREIQTAVRLVLPGELAKHAVSEGTKAVTKFTSS, encoded by the coding sequence ATGGCACCAAAAGCAGAGAAGAAGCCAGCAGAGAAGAAGCCAACAGAGGAGAAAAAGGCAGAAAAAACACCAAAAGCGGGGAAGAAATTACCAAAAGAAACGGGTTCTTCTGGTGCtgataagaagaagaagagatcaAAAAAGAGTGTTGAAACTTACAAGATCTATATCTTCAAAGTTCTGAAACAAGTTCACCCAGATATTGGGATATCAAGCAAAGCTATGGGGATTATGAACAGttttattaatgatatatttGAGAAGCTTGCTCAGGAGTCATCAAGATTGGCTAGGATTAATAAGAAGCCTACTATTACTTCAAGGGAAATTCAAACTGCTGTTAGGCTTGTTTTGCCTGGTGAGTTGGCTAAACATGCTGTTTCTGAAGGAACTAAGGCTGTTACTAAGTTTACTAGTTCTTAA